In Pararge aegeria chromosome 7, ilParAegt1.1, whole genome shotgun sequence, the DNA window ACCACCGCGCTTTTCCAGTTGTCTGGAACACTTAgtattttcgggataaaaaatatcgtaTTTCACCAAAATCAGATAAAATATCACCCGAGATCAGTTTCGCTGCGAAGCCGTGCACAACTAATGTATTTTCCTTTCCacagagaaaaattaaatattcatagtAGTAGTGAATATCCgactccaggatgcaagctgaGTCTTGATAATGTCAAACTACTTTAAAATAGGAGCTGCGGTTGAGCCGAATAGgttacaaacacacagacactttgtttaattcataattttaaattataaatagattGAATAATTAGGACCACTGGAGAGTCTAGGAAATATCAATATGTTTTTCATGAAAGTATTTCTTTTTAGACCATCTCGACCCAACGGATCATTTCTGGATATGGATTAGCCGCTCCATTGGCCGCTCCATGTGAAACCATCGCTCCAGTAGCCGCACCATGTGAAACTATCGCTCCAATTGGCATCTGCGAATCCGCATGGGCTGTTCCGTTCGGCAATGGATTCGGCCCGGCTGCGCTCGCCGCGTCCAACGGCAGAGGATTGACAGTGACCAGCGCGTCGCCCATTGCACCCACCGGGGTGTACATGACGTCAGAGAACGCGTACGAGGGCCCGCTGTCTGTGACCGGCGCTATTCCGTTCTTGGGCGCCGTAGCTCTGGAAGGCGCCCTGCCCACCGTCGGAGGCGGCGCCGTCACCTATGGCTGCGGAAACGGCAACGTGGCGATGATCAGCGAGGACCTCGCTGCTGGCTTCGGCTACTCCGGCCTAGCTTACGACGGACTCGCCGGACCTTTCGGCTACCCTGGAGCTTACGGCCAACCTGGATATGGCGCGTGTACTGGCCCTCGGTACTGAAatgttattagttttttatgaataaacttttgtttttctggaactttctgtttgttcttttttaatttttttttaactgtaatgtcttcaaaCACACGGTTATATCAATACGACATGTAAAAATATTCCCATATTATAATCTGTTACGGCTTACAAACTAAAACACTTAATTTTATAGATGTACGATAGTCGACGCATTTCAAACTGAAGAACTGTCATAAATCATACTTTTCTGTCTATTATGCTCGCACTTACATTTACTAAGGTGTAGGTGTGTAGTGATGTGCCTTATAGtgatcaaaaaaaattcaaaattcaaaatttatttatttcatgtaggcccagtttataagcacttttgaaaggtcaagtcagtttgtgtttgtagtgactctaccaaaaGTCTcacccaacgggagggtttgcccataataaccacgctggccagCTGTGTTGATGATCACAGTAGTTCGTAGTTGTAGCACAGTATATGCTGCCGCCTGTTCTCcgttatacatataaaaataatacataagtatatagGTCCACACACAATGtaatgttttgtaaaaaaaaatccaacgaCCATTTTTCATGCGAGCTGCGTGGTACAAAATCAATCTTTTCAATATAGTTctcttaattatattaattacttattattacttcAACTAGATAATAatgaaagattttattaaatgaaaaatattaacctAAGTGTCTCGGTAATTACTTAGGGAAACCTGTAAACTTTTGTTTCACAATTCTACGCGGACCTTGTTAGTGTCTgcgaatattgaatattgaagaatattgattttctttttggattttaggtgtgccaaatcagcACCTTAGGGTATCTATTCACAGACAATGCGTCGAATCAATCGATTGCACTAAGATCGCAGCTATCCATTACTTCAAAACTGCCGCCCACAGACATGCAATCGGTCGCTGCGTTTTCTGACGAGACATCACAGAAACATCGTGCAAGTGGATGCCTCAGTCAGTAGCTTGTGTAAATAGTATTTGCATATTGCTTACCCTAGTAACTTGTGCAAGAAGCTTGCACCAGTAATATTTGCGATAAATAAACGGACGGTATGATAAAAATTTAGCAAGAAACTCGTGCAAGACTTACGCGAGTAAGCTTGCAGGTGGAAACGCTCGGGAATGACAAAGCTTAACGTttagcgaagctgaagtggcaatggacggaGCACATAGCTCGAGGAACGTTGGACTTAGAGTACCAAGATGCTAGCATGGTAACCtcgcatcggtaaacgcagcgttggtagaaaACCGATTAGGTTGTCAGTCACTAAACAAgtcgcaggaagccgctggaCTTTATTGGCAGAAGATCGTGGAATTTAAAACCGACAACAAAACAAAACGTACATACTTAATTCTTATTTCGAGGAAGTTTGCTATGGCAAACTTTGGCTATAGTTACAACATCGACGTGAAATTCCGTTTTCCACCAATAGCGCGGGATCCGCGGATTTTTCCGaggtaaaaagtagcctgttcATCAAGGGTATACCTAATCTATCTTCATTCCAATAGGCAAATtcgttgagtagtttttgcgtgaatgaataaaacacattaaaagATACATACTCAACAAATAAAAActcttacatttataatattatattatatgttattattatatatacaattatatatgtttatttatatgcaccgcCTACCTCTCTtattgagctgtgttttacgcctttggttttctggaagagatcgctttgtagcgattaggccgccaaattgtatactttatgttaaatttttattttcaattttactaaTGTTTATTTGGTGTATTcaattaaagtgtattaattATGTCCAATCTAGCAGTAGGTAGGTAGCAACCTGCCTGCAAACTGTAAGAGAAATGCAGTCTAACGTGCTAGCCAAACATCGCAAGCGGGACAATTCGCGTAGCGCGATTTTGACGAGATGTGAATAAACGAATGGGTAACCACGTAGCGCGCCGCGTCGCGTCTCGCGCCGATCGCTCGGTATCCTTACTTATTAGTAATATActttaatgcgaaagtgtgtttatttgttcgtCCTTCCTTCACACACTAATTATGCAAACAATCaacttgaaaggacggagagtaacataggttccTTTTCATCCCTGGAAtacaaacagttcccacgggatatgtaagcaaacgtaataaacgcggatgaaaaacgcgggcaacagtattTCCATATATTTGTTTTGAGTCACTAAACGCTTcgcccaaattttttttttttttacaagctcTCTGGCGCAGCTGTTAgctctgtggttttaagtgggaggtcccaggttctatcccagcgggggcaatttgggaatttataatttctcaattctCCCTGGTATAGTCTGGTTGGACGCTTCGGACATGGCTAGTTACgcctctaccgacaaagacgtgccgctaggtGTGTAGCGTTCCAATATGTTATCGCGTAGGAAACGATGAgggggtatggttttaatataactgccatacccctaacaggttagcccgttaccaccttagactgcataatcacttaccagcaagcgagattgcagtcaaggactaccTTGTAATAACTTCAAGaactattcttcttcttttgaacCCTAGTTCAAAAGATACCTTAAAATAAGATGTATCGTAACTAATAGCAAtgatatataaaatgatatataatcataaacaaagcggtgatagcccagggtATGACCTTAGACTTCaatttcggagggccgagttccaatccgggcacgcacctataacttttccaagttacgtGCGTGCGCAATTAAAATAGCTTACAATACCAAtacaggaaacctgcatgccttagagttctccatagtgttctcaacggtgtggagtccaccaatccgcactggcccagcgtggtggactaaggtttgaacccctactcattgtgtgaggagaaccgtgccctgtagtgggccggtaatgggttaattaATATGACAACGTGGTCAATCATAAATACCTAGCTAGGATAAAGCTTAACAGCCTTCGCATTCTGTTATGACTATGAGatttataaatcatcatcatcatcaaagctccaTAGCTCTTGGCTTTGTAAGGCAAATTTCTCCATCAGAAGCAGCTGGTTACCAACTCCAAACTCCCAGAACTCTCATGCCCCTTTCTACTACATCGCTCCACCGACCTGTAAGTCGGtggattatatataaaaatacttagacTAAAGGATTAGGTTTAAGGCAGTTTTATGTATTAGACTACAATCGGCTCTCTAAAGATGTCTTAAAGGTCGTGCGTTAACGCGTTAACAGCACCAAACACACGTCTCAACACTTCGTTCGTAAGATGTATTTAAAAGCActcacaaaaattaaagatcatagatatatttgtataagataattttatttcacctcttattataaaatcaaaacaattaattCTTTATAAAACTACGAATTATTACAAAGCACCACATCCGCAACCTCTGTTATAGCCGTATCCGTATCCAGGTCCGGCGATACCGGCTTCATAGCCCAGAGGAGCGTACCCGTAGCCCAGCTCTCCCGCGACCCCAGCGCCGTAACCGAAAGGCCCAGCGTTGACACCCTCGCTCAGCATGGCCACGTTTCCGCTGCCGCAGCCGTAAGTGATGGCTCCAGAACCAGCGGTAGGCAGAGCACCTTCAAGAGCGACAGCTCCCAAGAACGGCATAGCACCAGTCACAGACAGCGGGCCCTCGTACGCATTGTCAGACGTCAGAGACAGCCCAGTGACCGCGATGGGAGAAGCGCTGGTGATCTGGAAGCCTCCTCCGTTGGAAGCGGCGGGCGCGAAGGCAGCGGCGCAAGGGGCGGCTAAGGGAGCTTCAGCGTATGGTAAGCCGTTCCATGCGCCGGGGTAGGGAGCGGCACCCCAGGGGGCAGCTAAACCGTTGTAGGCGTTGCCGATGCATTGAGCAGAGATGTACTGAAAGTAAAAAGATTGGATCAAATTAAGGGTCAAAATAGTTAACAGTATATTACATGTTGGGTAAAACAAAAAGACTATTATCTGAATATTTGTTTCCAGACTGTCAGTCATTGTTCCGACTTATTTCTGAAACGGCTGCATCAATTTCGGCTGTGCTATCCCAGGCAGGTATAGGAACAGAGTAGCATATACttcaactttttatttcagaaatctACTCCTAGAGCTAAAACTAACTCCTAAACGAAGGTTGAATGGGTATATGAAATTTCCGTCTAAGAGACATTCAAATTTAGAAGAATGTCTTGTTTGAGTACATTCTTTCTTACTTTTTTGAAATATCCCGGGGTGAAATTCttcgtagaaataaattatgtctacgtattttattaaaacaactcTTTAGAATAGGGATTAAATGTTTGTataggaaaattaaatattattaaagaaacgACTTACCTGGACTAGGAGTGCTTGAGCACAAAAGAAAAGAACCGACTTCGCGACCATTTTACCAGAGTTTACTTGCTGAGGGTTGAGCTAGTgagtaaatatgttttttatataattctagTGCTTTTTATACCTAAAATATTACCAATTTGAAGTGATAACAATAGTAAGTAAAttgttactaaaatattattactaaataaaatattggtgataaaaaatattgtaaaatataagttaggtcattatttctaaaatttaaattatgtcaatattcaatgataataaaaaattacataactgTGGTTCGGTCATGAAACTGTTAAAGACATTGTGTTTTTACATATACTGCAATCTTTGTTATTAGTTGAGTAATGGTAGGTTTGCTCAAATTgcgtattttatttaacagtGGAATATTGTGccaaaaagaaaacattacgACCGGCACACATTTTTACAcagaattaaaatttcatttattaaaataggcccACTCTTTAAGCACTTCTGGAACGTCAAATCTGTTTAACTTAAGTGAATGTACCACCTCTACCGAAAAGAAAATGGTCAGAAGCACAGTGGTAAAGGCTAGCGGGTTAGGGCTTGGCTTCTctttcggagggaccgagttcgatctctggcacgcacctctaacttgacggtgttttttattttaaattaaatcacaTAGCACTCGCTTCAACAGTAACGTTTCAAATGGtatttgtttcaatattttGCACGAAAAAGTTGAAACTTTTacgcattaaaataaataaaattctgtttTAGAATTTACCGATCAAGCCGAATATTACGAAACCCCTCTCACTATATTCATCTTACTTTTATATTGCAAACTTCCGATTTAATCcccat includes these proteins:
- the LOC120625460 gene encoding chorion class B protein PC10-like → MYKAIVLFCASALVQTISTQRIISGYGLAAPLAAPCETIAPVAAPCETIAPIGICESAWAVPFGNGFGPAALAASNGRGLTVTSASPIAPTGVYMTSENAYEGPLSVTGAIPFLGAVALEGALPTVGGGAVTYGCGNGNVAMISEDLAAGFGYSGLAYDGLAGPFGYPGAYGQPGYGACTGPRY
- the LOC120625101 gene encoding chorion class B protein PC10-like, which translates into the protein MVAKSVLFFCAQALLVQYISAQCIGNAYNGLAAPWGAAPYPGAWNGLPYAEAPLAAPCAAAFAPAASNGGGFQITSASPIAVTGLSLTSDNAYEGPLSVTGAMPFLGAVALEGALPTAGSGAITYGCGSGNVAMLSEGVNAGPFGYGAGVAGELGYGYAPLGYEAGIAGPGYGYGYNRGCGCGAL